The proteins below come from a single Mus musculus strain C57BL/6J chromosome 5, GRCm38.p6 C57BL/6J genomic window:
- the Ccdc146 gene encoding coiled-coil domain-containing protein 146 isoform X1, producing the protein MMTRGPKDPDKPPSRIFPSCAYWLGGNPGDLKNVVTRGKEPHQMEAIPKEYLTLPERRKELHKEVDLARRNLAQQKSLSEAEAKLVEQQIAQENKLLKEQESLRELVFNLGRMTQIKIDEKEQKAKDFLKAQRRYSEIVKEIKSKDLEIRLYKKRKHEIHRRLREFASLYDTIRNERNKFVNLLHKAHQKVNEIKERLKMSLNELEILRNSAVSQERKLQNAMLKHSNNVTIKESIQNDVCKITAKLQEMKEKKEAQLTSMDRLASMITVIEEEMVQLRKKYEKAVQRRNESGVQLIEREEEVCIFYEKVNVQEKIKLHQDVEIHILEEKIRFLKLRIAEKQRQISVTRKLVPIKKSLDADLAVIQIQFSQCTDRIKDLEKLFVNPDSKGRVRFIKGKDLTEEEMIKKLDMLELQIAKKEEKLLEKDFIYEQVSQLTNRLKGKTQACKKDTLLLAKKMNSYQQKIKVVTQEMMALVAELSMKQALTIELQKEVREKEEFIFSCSARIEKGLPLNREIEKDWLKVLRDEEMYAFATAEMSREYMETDYRQLPNGVYTTAEQRPNAYMPEADTELPLPKPYGAMAPFKPSEPGANRRHIRKPVVKPIEI; encoded by the exons ATGATGACCAGGGGACCCAAAGATCCTGATAAACCACCAAGCAGGATCTTTCCCAGTTGTGCGTACTGGCTTGGGGGCAACCCTGGTGACTTGAAGAATGTTGTCACCAGAGGAAAAGAGCCACATCAG ATGGAAGCTATCCCAAAAGAATACCTTACATTGCCTGAACGAAGGAAAGAGCTCCACAAAGAGGTTGATCTAGCTAGGAGAAATCTGGCTCAACAG AAATCTCTGTCAGAAGCTGAGGCCAAGTTAGTGGAGCAGCAGATTGCACAGGAGAACAAACTTCTAAAGGAGCAAGAAAGTTTGCGGGAGCTGGTGTTCAACCTCGGGCGAATGACTCAGATCAAAATAgatgagaaagaacaaaaggctaAGGATTTCCTGAAAGCCCAG CGAAGATATAGTGAGATTGTTAAGGAAATCAAATCAAAGGACCTTGAAATCAGGCTATACAAGAAGAGAAAGCATGAAATTCATAGGAG ACTCAGAGAATTTGCCAGCTTGTATGATACAAttagaaatgaaagaaacaaatttgTAAACCTACTTCACAAAGCTCATCAGAAAGTAAATGAGATAAAAGAAAGACTCAAAATGTCATTAAATGAGCTGGAAATCTTAAGGAACAGCGCTGTCTCTCAAGAACG aaagctaCAAAACGCCATGCTAAAGCATTCCAACAATGTGACCATCAAGGAGAGCATACAGAACGATGTGTGCAAAATCACTGCTAAACTCCAGGaaatgaaggagaagaaggaggccCAGCTGACCAGCATGGACAGGCTGGCCAGCATGATCACCGTGATCGAAGAGGAGATGGTGCAGCTGCGCAAGAAGTATGAGAAGGCCGTACAGCGGCGGAATGAAAG TGGTGTTCAGCTGATCGAGCGGGAAGAAGAAGTGTGCATTTTTTACGAAAAAGTGAATGTCCAAGAGAAGATAAAACTTCATCAGGATGTTGAAATCCACATTCTGGAAGAAAAAATCCGATTCCTAAAACTGAGGATTGCCGAAAAGcaaaggcagatttctgtgacaCGGAAACTAGTGCCAATCAAGAAGTCCCTGGATGCCGACCTGGCTGTGATCCAGATTCAG TTTTCACAGTGCACAGACAGGATAAAAGACCTGGAGAAACTCTTTGTGAACCCTGACAGCAAGGGCAGGGTCCGCTTCATTAAAGGGAAAGATCTGACTGAAGAAGAAATGATCAAGAAATTAGATATG CTGGAACTTCAGATAGCCAAGAAGGAGGAGAAGCTCCTGGAGAAGGATTTCATCTATGAGCAGGTGTCCCAGCTCACAAACAGGCTCAAAGGCAAAACTCAGGCTTGCAAGAAGGACACACTGCTCTTAGCCAAGAAG ATGAATAGCTACCAACAAAAGATCAAAGTTGTTACCCAGGAAATGATGGCTCTTGTTGCTGAGCTGTCCATGAAACAAGCCCTGACCATTGAACTCCAAAAggaggtgagagagaaagaagaattcATCTTCTCCTGCAGTGCCAGGATAGAAAAGGGCCTCCCGCTCAACAGAGAGATTGAGAAGGACTGGCTGAAGGTGCTTCGAGATGAAGAAATGTATGCCTTTGCGACTGCTGAGATGTCTCGG GAGTACATGGAAACGGATTATCGGCAGCTGCCCAATGGTGTTTATACAACTGCAGAGCAGCGTCCAAACGCCTACATGCCTGAAGCAGATACCGAGCTTCCTCTGCCCAAACCGTATGGCGCGATGGCTCCATTTAAGCCCTCTGAACCCGGAGCCAACAGGAGGCACATTAGGAAACCTGTTGTAAAGCCCATTGAAATCTAA